One Oncorhynchus masou masou isolate Uvic2021 chromosome 2, UVic_Omas_1.1, whole genome shotgun sequence genomic region harbors:
- the slc30a4 gene encoding zinc transporter 4 isoform X1: protein MMSGGASFISKVRSAFRKEPEDWDLSDTAPFDLSGDELAEDEAPKFNKLKVVVSGEMEDYAAGAPSNGVAVNTVVVDDDDSLLDSSSGSLGSPGVNMDRSQCESCTKKREGVKRRRVMKKLACASVLYFLFMIGELIGGYVANSLAIMTDALHMLTDLIGIVVSLLALWLSAKPPTNRFTFGLHRLEVVSAGISVLLIYILTGVLLNEAVQRTVSQDFEINGDAMLITAAVGVAVNLVMGFLLNQTGNGHLHSHGGHGHSHGVPPPPSHGHSHGGPPAQGPQGSLVVRAAFIHALGDLVQSIGVLIAAYIVRFKPEYKLADPICTYIFSILVLFTTIRIIRDTGVIVLEGAPRHVDVQRIREDLLKLEDVQSVDELNVWALTGDKTTALAHLRLSPSSASAWEDVQAKARHLLIHTYGLTRCTVQVQTHRNRATRTCTHCRESTA from the exons ATGATGTCAGGTGGTGCGAGCTTCATTAGCAAGGTGCGGTCCGCCTTTAGGAAGGAGCCTGAGGACTGGGACCTGAGCGACACGGCACCCTTTGACCTCTCTGGGGACGAACTCGCGGAGGATGAGGCGCCCAAGTTCAACAAACTCAAAGTGGTGGTTTCCGGTGAGATGGAGGACTACGCAGCAGGGGCACCGTCGAACGGCGTCGCGGTGAACACAGTGGTGGTGGATGATGACGACTCGCTGCTCGACTCGTCCTCTGGGAGTTTGGGGAGCCCCGGTGTCAACATGGACCGGTCGCAGTGTGAGAGCTGCacgaagaagagagagggggttaaaCGGAGGAGAGTGATGAAGAAGTTGGCGTGTGCCTCTGTGTTGTATTTCCTCTTCATGATTGGAGAACTGATAG GTGGTTATGTAGCTAACAGTCTGGCCATAATGACTGATGCTCTCCACATGTTAACTGACCTGATTGGGATAGTGGTGTCTCTGCTGGCACTGTGGCTGTCTGCTAAACCACCCACCAACAGATTCACCTTCGGACTGCATCGCCTAG AGGTGGTCTCAGCCGGTATCAGTGTGTTACTCATCTACATCCTAACGGGGGTGTTGTTGAACGAGGCAGTGCAGAGAACTGTCAGTCAGGACTTTGAAATCAACGGAGATGCCATGCTCATCACTGCAGCTGTGGGAGTCGCTGTCAACCTCGT TATGGGTTTCCTCCTGAACCAGACCGGTAACGGTCACCTCCACTCCCACGGGGGTCATGGTCACTCACACGGGGTTCCCCCTCCACCCTCACACGGCCACAGCCACGGTGGACCCCCAGCCCAGGGGCCCCAGGGCAGCCTGGTGGTCAGGGCAGCCTTCATCCATGCACTGGGAGACCTGGTCCAGAGTATAGGGGTCCTCATAGCTGCCTACATCGTACGCTTCAAG CCAGAGTACAAGCTGGCAGACCCCATCTGCACCTACATCTTCTCTATCCTGGTGCTGTTCACAACGATACGCATCATACGAGACACAGGAGTCATCGTCCTCGAGG GGGCACCCAGGCATGTGGACGTTCAGCGAATCAGAGAAGACCTTCTGAAGTTGGAGGACGTCCAATCAGTTGACGAGCTCAACGTGTGGGCATTAACCGGCGACAAGACCACCGCCCTCGCACACCTGCGGCTCT CGCCCTCTAGTGCCAGTGCGTGGGAGGACGTGCAGGCCAAGGCCAGACACCTGTTGATCCACACCTACGGCCTGACCAGGTGCACCGTGCAGGtccagacacacagaaacagggCTACACGCACCTGTACACACTGCCGAGAGTCCACCGCATAG
- the slc30a4 gene encoding zinc transporter 4 isoform X2 — protein MMSGGASFISKVRSAFRKEPEDWDLSDTAPFDLSGDELAEDEAPKFNKLKVVVSGEMEDYAAGAPSNGVAVNTVVVDDDDSLLDSSSGSLGSPGVNMDRSQCESCTKKREGVKRRRVMKKLACASVLYFLFMIGELIVVSLLALWLSAKPPTNRFTFGLHRLEVVSAGISVLLIYILTGVLLNEAVQRTVSQDFEINGDAMLITAAVGVAVNLVMGFLLNQTGNGHLHSHGGHGHSHGVPPPPSHGHSHGGPPAQGPQGSLVVRAAFIHALGDLVQSIGVLIAAYIVRFKPEYKLADPICTYIFSILVLFTTIRIIRDTGVIVLEGAPRHVDVQRIREDLLKLEDVQSVDELNVWALTGDKTTALAHLRLSPSSASAWEDVQAKARHLLIHTYGLTRCTVQVQTHRNRATRTCTHCRESTA, from the exons ATGATGTCAGGTGGTGCGAGCTTCATTAGCAAGGTGCGGTCCGCCTTTAGGAAGGAGCCTGAGGACTGGGACCTGAGCGACACGGCACCCTTTGACCTCTCTGGGGACGAACTCGCGGAGGATGAGGCGCCCAAGTTCAACAAACTCAAAGTGGTGGTTTCCGGTGAGATGGAGGACTACGCAGCAGGGGCACCGTCGAACGGCGTCGCGGTGAACACAGTGGTGGTGGATGATGACGACTCGCTGCTCGACTCGTCCTCTGGGAGTTTGGGGAGCCCCGGTGTCAACATGGACCGGTCGCAGTGTGAGAGCTGCacgaagaagagagagggggttaaaCGGAGGAGAGTGATGAAGAAGTTGGCGTGTGCCTCTGTGTTGTATTTCCTCTTCATGATTGGAGAACTGATAG TGGTGTCTCTGCTGGCACTGTGGCTGTCTGCTAAACCACCCACCAACAGATTCACCTTCGGACTGCATCGCCTAG AGGTGGTCTCAGCCGGTATCAGTGTGTTACTCATCTACATCCTAACGGGGGTGTTGTTGAACGAGGCAGTGCAGAGAACTGTCAGTCAGGACTTTGAAATCAACGGAGATGCCATGCTCATCACTGCAGCTGTGGGAGTCGCTGTCAACCTCGT TATGGGTTTCCTCCTGAACCAGACCGGTAACGGTCACCTCCACTCCCACGGGGGTCATGGTCACTCACACGGGGTTCCCCCTCCACCCTCACACGGCCACAGCCACGGTGGACCCCCAGCCCAGGGGCCCCAGGGCAGCCTGGTGGTCAGGGCAGCCTTCATCCATGCACTGGGAGACCTGGTCCAGAGTATAGGGGTCCTCATAGCTGCCTACATCGTACGCTTCAAG CCAGAGTACAAGCTGGCAGACCCCATCTGCACCTACATCTTCTCTATCCTGGTGCTGTTCACAACGATACGCATCATACGAGACACAGGAGTCATCGTCCTCGAGG GGGCACCCAGGCATGTGGACGTTCAGCGAATCAGAGAAGACCTTCTGAAGTTGGAGGACGTCCAATCAGTTGACGAGCTCAACGTGTGGGCATTAACCGGCGACAAGACCACCGCCCTCGCACACCTGCGGCTCT CGCCCTCTAGTGCCAGTGCGTGGGAGGACGTGCAGGCCAAGGCCAGACACCTGTTGATCCACACCTACGGCCTGACCAGGTGCACCGTGCAGGtccagacacacagaaacagggCTACACGCACCTGTACACACTGCCGAGAGTCCACCGCATAG
- the afg2b gene encoding spermatogenesis-associated protein 5-like protein 1 isoform X2 yields MEEVSLRVLPMDPADWGTQRVRLGPGLMSSLGLGLGSPVLVALSGGSCLCTAWPRPDLADGFIQMDMKCCSSNLILNKATPTHLSLPLTPSPNPSPSSSPLPPSPCLNPSLTPVSCPKLKGIRITVVVQSVEFRKTTPPSFIHELVKDMLKGTYVHQKHVIDVGDYDTDIKLIVIESLNPKSTVTGLVTSKTGVEITGTRTLRYYRGQLQEQPQVLLGGLEEVSASLREMLHLPLQYPATLGSLGLSCPRGVLLAGPPGVGKTLLVRCLVGEVGASLITVRGPEVVGSRPGESEERLRAVFGRARAAAEEGPCVLFLDELDSLCPRRTGSSAPENRLVAQLLTLMDGMDQSDRFLIVGATNQPDSLDPALRRPGRFDREVVIGAPTAQQRLSILSVLCQAMPVCVSVDWAELAQRTTGYVGADLSALCREAAMLAIRHNTPGSGEQTVTMEHFLSALKTVRPSCLRGSLGRTDLPAVSWEQIGGLEEVKAKLQQSIEWPMRYPEAFVRLGLSRPRGVLLYGPPGCAKTTLVRAAATSSHCSFLSVSGADLYSPYVGDSEKALAQLFRQARACAPSILFLDEVDSLIGSRSEGHVPQSAQTRLLSVLLNELDGVGFRTLERRGAGKTLQAEGVEHHQQQEHLEYQEVCNKEVMIVAATNRPDSLDSALLRPGRLDQIIYVPPPDLQARVSILQVCTEKMPLDDDVCLEELARHTDLYSGADLENLCREAALLTLQDESMEASSIKHRYFLQSLQRMTPSLSTQQLQTYKNLFR; encoded by the exons ATGGAGGAGGTGTCTCTGAGAGTGCTGCCAATGGACCCAGCAGACTGGGGAACCCAGAGGGTCAGACTGGGCCCAGGGCTGATGTCCTccctggggttggggctgggctCTCCTGTTCTGGTGGCTCTGTCTGGAGGGTCCTGTCTCTGTACTGCCTGGCCAAGGCCTGACCTGGCTGACGGATTCATACAGATGGATATGAAATGTTGTTCTTCAAATCTTATCTTAAACAAAGCTACACCCACACACCTCAGCCTACCCCTAacccccagccctaaccctagccccagctCTAGCCCACTTCCCCCCAGCCCATGCCTAAATCCTAGTCTCACCCCAGTCTCCTGCCCCAAGCTGAAAGGCATCCGAATAACAGTGGTGGTTCAGAGTGTGGAGTTCCGGAAAACCACCCCTCCCAGTTTCATCCATGAACTAGTGAAGGACATGCTGAAAGGGACATATGTCCACCAGAAGCACGTGATAGATGTGGGTGACTATGACACGGACATTAAACTGATCGTCATCGAGAGCCTGAACCCAAAGTCCACAGTGACTGGTTTGGTTACATCTAAGACAGGGGTGGAAATAACGGGAACGAGGACCCTCAGGTATTACAGAGGACAGCTCCAGGAGCAGCCCCAGGTCCTGCTGGGAGGACTGGAAGAG GTGTCAGCGTCTCTGAGAGAGATGTTGCACCTGCCTCTGCAGTACCCTGCTACCCTGGGCTCCCTGGGTCTCTCCTGCCCCAGAGGAGTGCTCCTTGCTGGGCCGCCGGGGGTCGGAAAGACCCTGCTGGTCCGCTGCCTGGTGGGGGAGGTGGGGGCCAGCCTGATCACAGTCAGAGGACCAGAG GTAGTAGGGTCTCGGCcaggggagagtgaggagaggttGCGGGCGGTGTTTGGTCGGGCGCGGGCAGCGGCAGAGGAAGGGCCTTGTGTGTTGTTCCTGGATGAGCTGgactctctctgtcccagacGGACTGGATCCTCCGCACCCGAGAACCGGCTGGTCGCTCAACTGCTCACGCTCATGGACGGCATGGACCAATCAGATCGCTTCCTCATCGTAGGAGCCACTAATCAGCCGGACAGCTTGGACCCGGCGCTACGGAGGCCCGGGAGGTTCGACAGAGAG GTGGTTATCGGTGCCCCCACAGCACAACAGCGGTTGTCCATCCTGTCAGTGCTGTGCCAGGCCAtgccagtgtgtgtcagtgtggacTGGGCAGAGCTGGCCCAGAGGACTACAGGATATGTGGGTGCTGACCTCAGTGCTCTCTGCCGTGAGGCTGCCATGCTGGCTATACGACACAACACACCG GGTTCAGGGGAGCAGACTGTCACCATGGAACACTTCCTGTCTGCCCTGAAGACTGTCCGTCCATCCTGTCTGAGGGGCAGTCTGGGACGGACAGACCTCCCAGCCGTCTCCTGGGAACAGATAGGAGGCCTGGAGGAAGTCAAAGCCAAACTACAACAG AGTATAGAGTGGCCAATGCGTTACCCGGAGGCGTTTGTGCGTCTGGGTCTGTCCCGTCCCAGGGGGGTGTTGCTGTACGGTCCCCCAGGCTGTGCTAAGACCACCCTGGTCAGGGCTGCAGCTACCTCCTCCCATTGCTCCTTCCTGTCAGTCAGCGGGGCTGACCTCTACTCTCCATATGTAGGAGATTCGGAGAAGGCCCTGGCTCAG CTCTTTCGTCAGGCGCGGGCCTGCGCTCCCTCCATCCTGTTCCTGGATGAGGTGGACTCTCTGATTGGCTCCCGGTCAGAAGGCCATGTCCCTCAGAGTGCCCAgacccgcctcctgtctgtgctGCTGAATGAGCTGGACGGGGTAGGCTTTAGgaccctggagaggagaggagcagggaagACCCTACAGGCTGAGGGAGTGGAGCACCACCAGCAACAGGAACAT TTGGAGTACCAGGAGGTGTGTAACAAGGAAGTGATGATTGTAGCCGCCACGAACAGACCAGACTCTCTGGACAGTGCCCTCCTAAGGCCTGGAAGACTGGATCAGATCATCTATGTACCCCCACCTGACCTACAG gcGCGTGTGTCCATCCTGCAGGTGTGTACAGAGAAGATGCCTCTGGATgatgatgtgtgtctggaggagcTGGCTAGACACACTGACCTTTACTCTGGAGCAGACCTGGAGAACCTGTGCAGAGAG GCAGCTCTGTTGACCCTCCAGGATGAAAGTATGGAAGCTTCTAGTATCAAACACCGATACTTCCTCCAGTCTTTACAGAGGATGACTCCCTCTCTTTCGACCCAGCAACTCCAGACATACAAAAACCTCTTCAGATGA
- the afg2b gene encoding spermatogenesis-associated protein 5-like protein 1 isoform X1 produces MTVASIYDMTVASIYDMTVASMNSCRNKTEKQACVFSPAVTAMEEVSLRVLPMDPADWGTQRVRLGPGLMSSLGLGLGSPVLVALSGGSCLCTAWPRPDLADGFIQMDMKCCSSNLILNKATPTHLSLPLTPSPNPSPSSSPLPPSPCLNPSLTPVSCPKLKGIRITVVVQSVEFRKTTPPSFIHELVKDMLKGTYVHQKHVIDVGDYDTDIKLIVIESLNPKSTVTGLVTSKTGVEITGTRTLRYYRGQLQEQPQVLLGGLEEVSASLREMLHLPLQYPATLGSLGLSCPRGVLLAGPPGVGKTLLVRCLVGEVGASLITVRGPEVVGSRPGESEERLRAVFGRARAAAEEGPCVLFLDELDSLCPRRTGSSAPENRLVAQLLTLMDGMDQSDRFLIVGATNQPDSLDPALRRPGRFDREVVIGAPTAQQRLSILSVLCQAMPVCVSVDWAELAQRTTGYVGADLSALCREAAMLAIRHNTPGSGEQTVTMEHFLSALKTVRPSCLRGSLGRTDLPAVSWEQIGGLEEVKAKLQQSIEWPMRYPEAFVRLGLSRPRGVLLYGPPGCAKTTLVRAAATSSHCSFLSVSGADLYSPYVGDSEKALAQLFRQARACAPSILFLDEVDSLIGSRSEGHVPQSAQTRLLSVLLNELDGVGFRTLERRGAGKTLQAEGVEHHQQQEHLEYQEVCNKEVMIVAATNRPDSLDSALLRPGRLDQIIYVPPPDLQARVSILQVCTEKMPLDDDVCLEELARHTDLYSGADLENLCREAALLTLQDESMEASSIKHRYFLQSLQRMTPSLSTQQLQTYKNLFR; encoded by the exons ATGACTGTTGCTTCCATATATGACATGACTGTTGCTTCCATATATGACATGACTGTTGCTTCCATGAATTCCTGCAGGAACAAAACAGAAAA ACAAGCCTGTGTCTTCTCTCCAGCTGTGACTGCGATGGAGGAGGTGTCTCTGAGAGTGCTGCCAATGGACCCAGCAGACTGGGGAACCCAGAGGGTCAGACTGGGCCCAGGGCTGATGTCCTccctggggttggggctgggctCTCCTGTTCTGGTGGCTCTGTCTGGAGGGTCCTGTCTCTGTACTGCCTGGCCAAGGCCTGACCTGGCTGACGGATTCATACAGATGGATATGAAATGTTGTTCTTCAAATCTTATCTTAAACAAAGCTACACCCACACACCTCAGCCTACCCCTAacccccagccctaaccctagccccagctCTAGCCCACTTCCCCCCAGCCCATGCCTAAATCCTAGTCTCACCCCAGTCTCCTGCCCCAAGCTGAAAGGCATCCGAATAACAGTGGTGGTTCAGAGTGTGGAGTTCCGGAAAACCACCCCTCCCAGTTTCATCCATGAACTAGTGAAGGACATGCTGAAAGGGACATATGTCCACCAGAAGCACGTGATAGATGTGGGTGACTATGACACGGACATTAAACTGATCGTCATCGAGAGCCTGAACCCAAAGTCCACAGTGACTGGTTTGGTTACATCTAAGACAGGGGTGGAAATAACGGGAACGAGGACCCTCAGGTATTACAGAGGACAGCTCCAGGAGCAGCCCCAGGTCCTGCTGGGAGGACTGGAAGAG GTGTCAGCGTCTCTGAGAGAGATGTTGCACCTGCCTCTGCAGTACCCTGCTACCCTGGGCTCCCTGGGTCTCTCCTGCCCCAGAGGAGTGCTCCTTGCTGGGCCGCCGGGGGTCGGAAAGACCCTGCTGGTCCGCTGCCTGGTGGGGGAGGTGGGGGCCAGCCTGATCACAGTCAGAGGACCAGAG GTAGTAGGGTCTCGGCcaggggagagtgaggagaggttGCGGGCGGTGTTTGGTCGGGCGCGGGCAGCGGCAGAGGAAGGGCCTTGTGTGTTGTTCCTGGATGAGCTGgactctctctgtcccagacGGACTGGATCCTCCGCACCCGAGAACCGGCTGGTCGCTCAACTGCTCACGCTCATGGACGGCATGGACCAATCAGATCGCTTCCTCATCGTAGGAGCCACTAATCAGCCGGACAGCTTGGACCCGGCGCTACGGAGGCCCGGGAGGTTCGACAGAGAG GTGGTTATCGGTGCCCCCACAGCACAACAGCGGTTGTCCATCCTGTCAGTGCTGTGCCAGGCCAtgccagtgtgtgtcagtgtggacTGGGCAGAGCTGGCCCAGAGGACTACAGGATATGTGGGTGCTGACCTCAGTGCTCTCTGCCGTGAGGCTGCCATGCTGGCTATACGACACAACACACCG GGTTCAGGGGAGCAGACTGTCACCATGGAACACTTCCTGTCTGCCCTGAAGACTGTCCGTCCATCCTGTCTGAGGGGCAGTCTGGGACGGACAGACCTCCCAGCCGTCTCCTGGGAACAGATAGGAGGCCTGGAGGAAGTCAAAGCCAAACTACAACAG AGTATAGAGTGGCCAATGCGTTACCCGGAGGCGTTTGTGCGTCTGGGTCTGTCCCGTCCCAGGGGGGTGTTGCTGTACGGTCCCCCAGGCTGTGCTAAGACCACCCTGGTCAGGGCTGCAGCTACCTCCTCCCATTGCTCCTTCCTGTCAGTCAGCGGGGCTGACCTCTACTCTCCATATGTAGGAGATTCGGAGAAGGCCCTGGCTCAG CTCTTTCGTCAGGCGCGGGCCTGCGCTCCCTCCATCCTGTTCCTGGATGAGGTGGACTCTCTGATTGGCTCCCGGTCAGAAGGCCATGTCCCTCAGAGTGCCCAgacccgcctcctgtctgtgctGCTGAATGAGCTGGACGGGGTAGGCTTTAGgaccctggagaggagaggagcagggaagACCCTACAGGCTGAGGGAGTGGAGCACCACCAGCAACAGGAACAT TTGGAGTACCAGGAGGTGTGTAACAAGGAAGTGATGATTGTAGCCGCCACGAACAGACCAGACTCTCTGGACAGTGCCCTCCTAAGGCCTGGAAGACTGGATCAGATCATCTATGTACCCCCACCTGACCTACAG gcGCGTGTGTCCATCCTGCAGGTGTGTACAGAGAAGATGCCTCTGGATgatgatgtgtgtctggaggagcTGGCTAGACACACTGACCTTTACTCTGGAGCAGACCTGGAGAACCTGTGCAGAGAG GCAGCTCTGTTGACCCTCCAGGATGAAAGTATGGAAGCTTCTAGTATCAAACACCGATACTTCCTCCAGTCTTTACAGAGGATGACTCCCTCTCTTTCGACCCAGCAACTCCAGACATACAAAAACCTCTTCAGATGA